ATAATGAATATTGCGAAACTTGAGAATTTTATGGTTCGTGAATATGGGCTCGGTTGTGTCAAATTTCCTTTTGAAAAACATGCACTTGAGAGGTCTTCTTTGGAGTGACTGTGACTTTATTAAGAAACAAAGGCCACGTGCACGCCCATATGTACACACACCATAAATAAGGCGAGGATAGCGCAGTGTGTAATATACACTGATGAGAGCTTCGTGAAAGAATTACGGATTCAATATAATATACCACATATTCTTGATAGTTTCAGACATACATCATTGATTTGGTAATGTACATGTGTGTGcgggaggagggatggatggcTGGGCCTGTACGGACGTTAGTGGTAATAgtgtagcagtaaaagtagtagtatcaaATATGGCACTATATGTATTCGTAACTAAACATTTCataaagatagtagtagtagtagtagtagtagtagtagtagtagaagtagaggtagtagtagtatcagcagcagcagcagtgattataagtagtagtagtagtagtaattgtggtggCGGTAGgtatggtgatagtggtagtggtggttgcagCATAGTCCCAGCTCTCTAGAGTTAGTAATCAGGacagaaaggaagtgaaagaaagaacaatgaTATAGATATAACCAGAACACACATAGTAACCAGGACTGTATTCGTGAACACTTGGTACTTAATGTAATCTCCTCCACTCCGCTTTTAATTAATCCTTTGTGTGTCGTAGCTTGTTCTTGAGCTTAACATAATTATCTATAGAATGTTTGCGTTCCACAGATACCACTGATAGGAACATAAGTGATGGGAGTAATTAAAatctagtagtagtattggtatttCTAAGACATTGGAATTGAAATAGAGTTGATAAGGTGTTGTTGTGTCAATAGATAAAGTGTTACATTGATTTCACCACTTCAGGCATAAGAGACACTGCAATAGAGCTTGTCAAAGTGATGGAGGTAATACGCTGcagtgtttaacctcttcaatactgggaaacatttaagatttgtgtacgattatgccattttattgatattaagaagagtctgtggaggtcagaagattaatagccacagtattcactattttaatctcccacataagtttctgaagctgtataaaatcatcaaatggtaaccagaataaatatggaaacgcgccatggtactgaaggggttaaaaatgctGTCGCTGGTTGGAGATCATACCATTAAAAAATACGAGCTTAACTGTTTACTGGGGATTAGTGTAACTTTTTGTGTATTTAGGTAACTGTCGTGTTTAAACTGTTAGGTTGTTAATGCCGAGTCATTAGGGAACTTTAAGAGACGACGAGACAAATTTACGGATGAGAATGTTAGACAGGCCCATTTTATGCAGGGACTACTACGTGTAGGCCTGATATCTTCTTGCACCAAACCTTGTTTTCTTACGTCATATTAATTTTTAACTCAGTCTGTGATGTGTGTGAACGAGGATGGAAGGTCATTACATACTTGAGTCTTGTCGTCACTGGCTCCTCAGTGACGATTGCATGCTAGACGGGACATTCATACTTCACCACTTCACCTtgatttatctaattttttttttacgttaccTTTCCattcaccacctctctctctctctctctctctctctctctctctctctctctctctctctctctctctctctctctctctctctctctctctctctctttaggacTTTCtcacaggatgagagagagagagagagagagagagagagagagagagaaagtctgtgtgtgtgtgtgtgtgtgtgtgtgtgtgcgcgcgcgcggtgCGTCGGTGGCCAAACTTCCGGAGTGTTTATCAGATAAGGGAAACAGTTGGCGTGACGCTACAAAACCCTCCTTCACGACGACCTTCTTGCCTGACGCCCGCACGTCGGCTGTCCCAGTGGTAGCCGCGGCTTTAATACCACCAGCCAAGGGAAGTGCGCGCCTCACCAAGCCTAAGTTGGAAATCCCTAACGGAGACAGAGACACGACTGAGGGAACTCCTGACGGGAAGATCTGGggcaagacaaagaaagaaggaaagaaagatagaggagagaaaaaagtaaatgagaaaaagataaagaaaaggaataaaagaaagaaaacaaaacgaacaaaaaggagaagaagacaagttaaaaagatagagaaaaggaatacaagaaaaataaatcaaagaaaagaaagaaaaaaaatgaaatgaaaaagcaaatgcaaaagaaggaaatagaaggacaattttttttaagtcgaagaagaaaaaaaagacattaaaggaaaaaagaaacgggAAAGAAAACCAGAATTCTTGCATAGATATCCGTAAGAGCAACAGATCCTGCCTCAATTAATATctaatcatccttttcttcagtgcATGTTTCCTCTAACATTCACTGAAATTCGTTGGTGATATTGCTTAGATATTTCCCGGATtcgacagatagacagacaaacaagaagaaatacatagatagatacctGCAAGAAAACAGGAGctggtagatagacagacaagcaaacatACATTgaagaataaatacatagatatcAGTATACAAACAATGTTCTTAAGAATTATGTGAAGGATATAAAATAAAGCCTAAGCTGCTtaataataagagagataaaaggctTAAACTGGAGCAAGGACACAAGCAGACTAAGGATTAAAAAAACAGAGATTCATAACTGTTTGATACTTATGAAAAAAGTTTGATATatgaacaaaaacacactttaggataaaagaaaaataaactcaaaTACTATAATGTTTAATAATCAGTGTTGGAAGAGCTCTCATATTAGGACAAGGAGAGACGAAAAAATGCCACCAActctataacattttttttttattcataccatatgggcttttcacgggaatttatgggctgaaggggtactttttggggtacctcctatctcaaagtccacccgcttGAAAatcgttgccctgagtgaggaaccCCAACATCAcacggaccgtggacaggatatAAGACTGAAGCAAGAACACAACACGACACTTCATACTCCCGAACCTTcctgtgtgtattttcttttgtcctgTCATTTATACTCCCTCTTCACCTCGAGAGTTAATTTGGGTTACTTTATGAATGTTCTTCACAAAATTAAGTCTTTTAAGAACAGCATAACGTTGTGAACAGGACGTGGCCGAGGCAGAGGATGCGATGAGTGTGATAACGAACCGTAATGAAcaacaagggaaagaaaggaaatgttgaaaatagacaaaatatgtGAACGTTGGTAGACTGacgtattggtgtgtgtgtgtgtgtgtgtgtgtgtgtgtgtgtgtgtgtgtgtgtgtgtgtgtgtgtgtgtgtgaggtgattgGGGGAGATCAGTGTCGTAAGTGCGCCGTTACtgagcataaacacacacacacacacacacacacacacacacacacacacacacacacacacacacacacacacacacacacacacacacacacacgtcactcttATTTCGTCACAAGAGAAAAGGTTTGTGGGAAATCCGCGTCTGTTCTCTTATTTGGTTATAAGAATTATTTATGGCGTTTTTGttatagtatctctctctctctctctctctctctctctctctctctctctctctctctctctctctctctctctctctctgtgtgtgtgtgtgtgtgtgtgtgtgtgtgtgtgtgtgtgtgtgtgtgtgtgtgtgtgtgtgtgtgtgtgtgtgtgtgtgtgtgtgtgtgtgtgtgtgtgttaacaggtGTCTTTTAtctactaactctctctctctctctctctctctctctctctctctctctctctctctctctctctctctctctctctctgtatctgacACTATCAGCCtactatctccctcctcccccaaacACACAGGCTGTATCGTTAACAAGTGTTCCAGATTACCCCATTACGAAGTCACTCTGAGGTAATAATGCGCCGCCACTTGTCTCTCTCTGCAGGTGACTGGCGACGCTGGGTGGATTAATTCAGCTTATCATTGTGTGGTCAACTCTGGTATTTACTATGATTTGTGTAGCTTTCTATCGCGCCAATGAAATGCGTAAGTTTGGAAATGGAATTATGGATGTAAATTGAAGGATGAAAGTTAAGATATGAGCGTTAGTATTGAAGTAATTGCGGTGATTTTGAGACAGTCTGTTGTATGAAAAGTTAggacgaaaaacaaaacaagcaaaaaagtaTGCAGTGATTTCCTGTTATGGCCATGAGTATTATAGTGCATCATATGTTGTACACGAATTTCGCATCTTGAAAGTCTTAAATTGAGAATTCAATACCGGATGTAAACAAATGATGAAGTACAAACAACACATTGCCTGCGTCCCGTACTGCCTTAACACCAAGCCACACAGTTAATCACTCGAGCTGATCTGTCTATCCACCCATCCTTCAATCCATCTAAATTGCGCCATATCTATTTTTGCATCAgtcaatttatttttctatctatcctttaaatttattgctatttttgtgttttccccgATATGCGAAAGACAAAGCGACTACTAGTGCTTAGTCTTCATCGTGCTCTTTCGTCGTGGCtggctatttattttttttaactgtaattctcgcctccttcccttttcggCTGGTGCCATCATAGAGCGCCACTGCGGATCAAGCTTTTCCAATACTCTCGGTCTTCTGCGCCTTCCTCTGTCACATACCTCTTGCATGTCTTCATTCACTGGATCCATAAATCGCTTCTTTGgtctttctctattcctcttgCCGGGTTGGTCCATTTCCAGcatcctccttcccacacaTGCCTCCTCACTTCTGACACACTCGAACCTACTcagtctcgcctctctcgtCTTGTCCCCAAACCAACGCACATGTGTTGTCCCTCTGAtgtgtttcttctttatattgtcTCGTCTCGTCATTCCAAGAGCATACCtcagcatttttttatttcgctACTGCAACCTCCGCCTCTTATCTTGTTATTAACACAGATTCACTGCCTCAAAATTGCTTTATTAATATTAACATCATCTGCCGCCCCATTGCGATTACTCCACATTCTCCACTTCGCTGAAAAGtctctagttaaagtgacatACATTTTTAAAGGTGCTTttacggttccagtgacagaacAACGAAATTTTAACGtgatcaacaggagaaacactcttgcgaACCCAGCCAATCATTTCTGTGgtatttgaaaatagtcatggtaagagagcaaagactaagacattattatttttttatgtaagagaggagaactaaccaagggtaacaaaaagaaaaaaaaggcccactcagtcgacAGTTTCTTCACAGAAATTATAGAGTTAGCCAAGGGACaaggataaatgttttgaaacctccctcttaaataaatacagacagaGGCACGGCGTTCCAGAGTTTATGAAACTctggattgagagtactggttaactctttcattagaggtggacagaatagaggtgagaggaagaagaaagctttgtgcagcgaggccacaggaggagggaagacatgcagttagcaagatcaaaagagcagttagcatgaaaatagtagtaaaagatagtaagagatcCAGCAttccagcggtgagaaagaagctgaagacactcagtcagaagaggggaaagttgagtgtcattgaagagggaatagttgtctagaaggttgtgtGGAGTTGATAGTTGGagaaattgaatttttgaggcattgagaTGTagaaattgaatttttgaggcattgaatactactaagattttttttctgccccaatcagaaaatttataaagatcagaagtcaggcgttctgtggcatccctgtgtgACCTATTGACTTCctaaagggttggtcgtctctgaaaggacgtggaaagagtgaataggacaagaagtttgattaagaaaatcattaatgaataatagaaagagagtagatgtcaggacagaaccctgaggaacaccactgttaatagataagagaataacagtgaccgtctaccacggctgcaatagaacggtcggagaggaaacttgagataaggttgcagagagaaggatagaagccgtaggagagtAGTTTTGAGatgaaagctttgtgccagattctatcaatagcttttcatatgtctaaACCAACAGTAAAAGTTGCACCGAAATCTGTAAAAGAGGAtttacgtacgtagagtttccgactcgcAATCGGCACCTAGCGATTGCAGAAAGCAGTCGCAAATCAAGACCAACATGTCGGTCTTGCTaatcgatttgcgactttatttacgtcatgacgtcacggagtaagctttttaaaatgtggtctccagagatagagaagatgttagagttggtaagggaaaaagaacacatctggcaccctagaaatgaattatacagtaaaaattaagcttgcgcaaatcgttATTCGACGAAATAACTGCCACTCTACAAGAGCTGTTTCCCTCACTGCAGGGTGTTGTTAGAGGTGAGgactgaagacttgtcaggatttaatctGATTGCTATTGTGCATaatcttcttaagattaacaattttcttatgagaaatatAGGTTgatttagagtgtggtagacactcctgtcttttcttctacttatcCAGGAACGTGGCTATCCACGTAcagtcattttcttttatgttgacCCTTCCGGTATACGCCAAAGtaagagcaaccacagcttcagcatcgtcactggaggaagacatcttggcgggtaactgttgtttgtttaaattcacttcccgccaaggcgccaactagtccatactttccaggcgctacGTCTGACACTTTCCGACCAGCagggatgagtcggaaactctacgtacgtaaaaaaaaaaaaagtcgcaaattggcgtgtgtgaacccgccttaaggaaaaccagaagatTGCCATTAGGGTGGCACTAatagaagccatactggcgatcagatagaagattgtgaagtgagatgtttaagaatcttcctattgaggatagattcagaaactttagacaagcaagagattaaggctataggagggtagtttgaaggattagaacggtcaccctttttaggaacaggctgaatgttggcaaacttccagcaagaaagaaaggtaacgTGTGTTCTTCTTTCAGACAGGGAACAAGAAGGAGGCGGAGAAAGTGGTCAAGAACATCATCAAGATCGTGGTGAAAATAAACATTCTGTACCGAAATGACGAGTTTTCTGCAGAGGACTTAAAAGTTGCCAACcaggtgagtgaatgagtgaatgagtgttgaTATCTATTTTAAGTGGTTAATCAGGTAagtgagtgaatgggtgagtATTTTCAACTAtgttttttctatgtattttctaTTGTGAGAGTGGCTGACTAGGTGACCAAATGAGtaagagtgagtcagtgagtgagtattGGTATCTATTTTTATGCTGCTGTTCACCCAACCCTATATTTTATCTCTAAGCTAAAGCTCTACATTTTACatcacttcctcccctctttcctgctCTTATGCAATGACGTTTAACCAtctgaacatgtgtgtgtgtgtgtgtgtgtgtgtgtgtgtgtgtgtgtgtgtgtgtgtgtgtgtgtgtgtgtgtgtgtgtgtgtaccctcttcctcccctcagctTACATTATACGGCACGTGACATTTTTAAAGTAGTACATCTTAAGTTACGCTGCCATTCCTTGCTACTGAAATGTGTAGTGAAATCACACTCACATTACAACGAAGTCATTTATTCAACAGTACCACAACATTtccagataaaaaaagaaatcagtcatgtttctatttattctctcaTGTCGTTCCTTTAATAACATCTACACCACAAACAGGTCTCCTTTTTATCAACAATTTACTACGCCGCAGTCTTGAAATAATCCATAGTCCTTCTCTATATACTTACCTCCATATTATTTCGTGATACTTAACAAAAAAGACTTCAATAACACGTATGAGTCCCATGACACACGAATATCCATCTAACACAGACTAACAGTGACACATGAAATAAACACcttaaacacacaaaataaacacaataaaacgcAGTTTTTAACACGCGGAGCATCCACGTAACATAAAAACTGCCACAATAACACAATGGAAAgctaacttacacacacactaatcatgTTAACACAAAGAACACCCACCTAACACATAGACTAACCACACtatcactcaaaacacacatctAACatgattttcttccatttcagcTGCACAATACATACTTTTCACCCTTATAACACACAGAACACTCGCCTAACACATCTAACACCGACCCTGTTCCGTTTCATCTTCGCAGCGcacactttttatccatataaCACACAGAACATCCGCCTGACACATTTAACAGCTGCATAACACACATTTTTCACCCTCATTGCACACAGAACACCCGCCTAACACATCTAACACTCATCCTGTCCCGTTTAAGCTACACAATGCACACTTTTCACCCGTATAGCAGAGAACACTCACCTAACTCATCCTGTCACGTTCTATTTCAGCTGCGCAACAAGTTCAACACGATCGTGAAAACGGTGATCAGTTTCTACGAGGTGGCTTTCACGTTCGACAAAGTGTTCCTCACCAAGATCAGCAACGACTGCCGGGACCTCCTGAAGCAGCTGGTCGGCAATCACCTCACGGACAAGAGCCTGGGCAGGATAGACCACGTGTTGGATGCCTTTACCGACCCCGCCTTCATGGAGGAGATGTTCAGGCCGGAGACCCCGCACCGGCCCATCCTGCAGAAGATTATTGAAGACATGAGTAAAGCGTTTGATGAAGGAGGCATCTGAGGgcacttttctttgtttttttaggtGTCTTCCATGTATCTTCAACGTTTTAACCCTTCCATATTCTCATttcgtgttttttgtgtgttttttttctttttcctttttaggtatcttccATATCTAAACTTCTTCGCTCTTTCAAACTCtcatttcatgttttgttttttttgtgtgtgtttttcttctactttttatctcttgtttgtACTTTTTCGGGGGCGTCTGATAACACGGCGTCTGTCCCTGCGCACAAAACATTTCCTTACGATGCTctaactctcacacacacacacacacacacacacacacacacacacacacacacacacacacacacacacacacacacacacacacacacacacacattggttcttcatgtgttttgtgtcggttcttttagtatttttctatctcctaGTGCTCTCCTCCAAACGCCATAACCTTGTACAGATGCTCAATTTGCAATCATTCTCCTCGTATCTTCACCTGCTACACGGGAACAAGTTCAGTGGTTCTCCACGTGCTGTTTTGTGTCAGTTTTTACACGTGTTCTTATCTACTTATATTTGTTCCTGCGTTATAAACTAGTCTGGACTCTAAAATGCCAATAATTCTCTTACTCCTactacacatgcacacattaGCTACTTAAAATCTTTCTGTTACTTCTacatgtgtttttgtttactcgtatatatatatatatatatatatatatatatatatatatatatatatatatatatatatatatatatatatatatatatatatatatatatatatatatatatatatatatatatatatatatatatatatatattctccgcCACATGCGCCACGATCTCATAACAACGCGAAAATTTAAataattctcctccttttacttatgCACACGGTGGCTCCTCTAGCATCTTATTTTGGCCATTGGTACGTGTGTTTTATCTGCTCATCTCTTCCACATGCACCATGGCCTCATTACGACGTTAAAATCCCATCACTTTCTCTGCTCACGTTCCTATTACTCCTAATCCCACACGTGGTTTGCCACCTGCGTTTTTCTCGTCAGTACTTAGTCGTGCCTCAACCTTTTGCTTCACGTTTGTGCTGTACGTAGTCTAGGTGTGCACATTATCAATTATCAAATTGATAATGTTTTTAAGGACTGTTTTCagtaatagtttaacaaggTCGTGAGATGTTAGTTTTTTATTGATAGTTAAACAGCGGTAATGGTAATTATAATCAGGCTTTCGAAGACCACTTCAATAATAGTTAAACAAACTCGTGCGGTATTTAACTTTTCAAAGGCACTTCTAGTGATTGTTCAATTTGCCATAATGACACTTGTTGGAATGTTCTAGGATCATATCGTGATTCCAAAGATAGTTTAACAGGATTTCAGCATcgccataagaaaaaaaaaaaagaaagaaagaaaattattacaAACTGACTCTAGGTTCATGAAAATGCCACTGAAAACCATATTAACTTCCACGATAACTTGCTAATAATGGTCAAGGTGAGAAGGCGAAACATTTGAGACCATAGACATGAATCAGTCAGTGGTCGTGTAGTGAAAGCATTGAATTTCCTAGTTTTGTACCAttgctttgggtgtgtttgctGTTACCTGGCCGTGCAGCTCTTCCTTTCCCGTGCCTGGCTGAGAGTGGTTCATTGTGAAGTAAGAACCAACATCTAATTgtctttcttatcattatttggGTTGATTTGATTCGATTGACTGATTCCACCAGTGCGCCAAACAACACTTAGTAAAATTACTTAAGAGAAGGATAGTTATGTTatccatcattatttatttcccttcattacCTTAAAAGACGAACGTTACTGGAAAAATTAATTATCCATCGACACACTTATTGGTCATTTTTACTTAAAACtagtttgtgggtgtttttatttcttaattacAAAGCGAACATCTTGGATGGAGAATAGTTGTTACGTGGTTCATGCACACTCTTACTTGTCATTATTACTTACAAGACACTCGTATTGAGTCTTTATTACTTAAGAAGACGAAATCCATTTCGGTGATACTTCCTAATTATTTCTTAGAAAGACGAgaattatttactactacttcagTGAAATATATTGCTCATTGGTAGTGTGATTAAAGATAATGCGCTGAATGTGTTAACGAGACATTTAACTTATAACGACGATAACAGGAACAATAACTGCAGTAACAATGAAAGTATCaacaattacaataacaataatgtaatAATTACAAATTCACTGGACCACTGATGAAACCGCTTGTTGATAATTACAGTGAACAGTAATAGACTTATGATATGTAAAGTAATCTGAAAtatatcacaacaataacaataatcactaattgatatatatatatatatatatatatatatatatatatatatatatatatatatatatatatatatatatatatatatatattgatattgatattgatatgACCAGTtgttgaaaaaataacaataataatgtgtaaTAATTGACATGTATGGTATAACATGATCTAAACATGAACACTGCAGCTCAATAATAAGGCTAATCATAACAAGAAGAATCACTGTATTGCATTATGGGAGAACAGTTCATAGTGTATTTCAATAGATGTGCTAGATAGGAGTGTAAACATTTTATATTAAATGAGTGTAACTGAGATTGGTATCAACACACGATAATGATTATATGAGTCATAAACAAGTCTTAACACTATTACCGAAAACACTTGTCCATGGAAAAGAATATCATAGCGTACAGTAATAAGTGTTGTAGTCACATTactcaaaacaataataataatagtaataataataatgataatgataatcaaaCGATAACATTAAGATTTCATTGACAAACTTAACCAGAAACACTCGTCGAAAAGAATATAGCGTACGATAATAGGATTGGATGGTATGACTTCGTATTGCTTAAACAGTCATACCAGAAAtgaggcatctctctctctctctctctctctctctctctctctctgactttattCCCACAAGTGATGGCTCAGAATAGGAGTGAGTCGCACGCGTGAAGAGTGGAGGGATTATTATGCAAGTGTGGCATGTGTGGAGGAGCACTCTTAGGATCAGGACGAGAGtgggagaggcaggaagaggagagggcgagtgggagagggaagaggcagGGAGAAGTTGAGGAGTGGGAGTGTATGGAGAGGCATGGAGATAAGTGAGAGGCAAGGAGTTCGGGAGTGGACTGGAGGAGTATGGACCGAAAAAAagctagagagaagagagtggtgAGGTAAAAATAGGtatagaaagggaagaagagcatTGTAAGAGAGACGGATGTGTGGACCAAAAGACAAGACAATAGCCAGTAATAAGAATCTTTTTGCTTTCCcgccacgacaattttcaaagatgtttaagagtgtttcaccCGTTGATAACATAGAAATCTTgccattagaaccataaaagcatcctttaaaacccacgtcactcaACTAAAGTTATGGAAGTGGTGGAGGCAGAGGTAGCGAGGACTGAAGAGTGAAGCAGCAAGACACGAGTGAAACACTTTTACATGACGGAGGAAAGTGACGCTAGCAAGAATAGCGACAATGAACTAGGAGTaatatggatgatgatgatgatgatgatgacagtgacgTTAGCAAATACGTTCATGACCCtaacaagaataatgataatgaataagaggTGTTGTTATGATGATGGTTGACGtacagtaatggtaatgataatagttacGGTagtaatatgataatgatatttattttcttagttgttttatctatctttttatttgtttcttggtGGTCTTCTTTAcgtactattttttctttgtttatttagttatttattttaatactaaagccagtaataataatagtgacacTTCTATACATTATTCGTTCGTTACATGGGGAAAAATGGACAAAGCTGTGATTGTAAAAGTAatacataattattttctttcaggaTTACGAAGTATTTTCTTCGGTTTTTAGATACCTATATgcaggaaatgtttatataacaatcgtgaataaaaaaatgaacgatTAATAATgctaaacaataataataataataataataattaataataataataatatcctgACAATAATATTACTGAAATACAAGAAGCAGTAGTAATGAAAGTTTAAAACTCGTcttagtgaaggaggaaagaggattaCTGAAATAACTTGTTACTTTTTTGGCATTAGTAAGTAAttgagtaaataaacaaataaacgaacATCAACTAAATAACTTGTTaacgaaaattaaaagaaaaaattgttcTCATatgatgatacacacacacacacacacacacacacacacacacacacacacacacacacacacacacatacatacatacatacatacatacatacacacacacacacacacacacacacacacacacacacacacacacacacacacacacacacacacagtagctagTTTCATCTAGTTCCTAAAACGTGGCATTATTATACAATCTCTAATGAAATTGTTAGTGTTAATtaggtgactgtgtgtgtgtgtgtgtgtgtgtgtgtgtgtgtgtgtgtgtgtgtgtgtgtgtgtgtgtgtgtaaataaaccACGAGTGAGTCTAATGAAGCACAAACTCATGAAAAGAGTGAGAGGTTGAACAAGTGGTGTTGGGTTACAACAGTTCAAGGCTTCCCCCCACCACCCTCCCATAATCCTCTCCCACTCTTActccccttccatctccccctcttctctccttttgaaATGAATACAGAATATAGAGAAGCGTAAAATGATatttgcgtttgtgtgtgtgtgtgtgtgtgtgtgtgtgtgttttc
This Portunus trituberculatus isolate SZX2019 chromosome 13, ASM1759143v1, whole genome shotgun sequence DNA region includes the following protein-coding sequences:
- the LOC123503180 gene encoding tumor necrosis factor alpha-induced protein 8-like protein; protein product: MGDSFKARDISLKAQKKLLSKMSNKTIAKNFIDGNLASVLDNLYSLFKGYTGNKKEAEKVVKNIIKIVVKINILYRNDEFSAEDLKVANQLRNKFNTIVKTVISFYEVAFTFDKVFLTKISNDCRDLLKQLVGNHLTDKSLGRIDHVLDAFTDPAFMEEMFRPETPHRPILQKIIEDMSKAFDEGGI